One segment of Thermodesulfovibrio sp. 3907-1M DNA contains the following:
- a CDS encoding winged helix-turn-helix transcriptional regulator, whose protein sequence is MNKINPSEEISMRILEYIHENPAITQRDLASKLGIALGLTNSYIKRLYKKGCIKIKNLDGKRIKYILTPKGFVEKARLTCNYMARSFNYFKEIKQKIDQTYKAMIESGIKRVVLWGSGELAELCIISSMGLPIKIAGVVSLNGDKKKIFNHTVYTKEEIKDIDFDAVLVATFDEKEIAELKNIDARVFYLWQS, encoded by the coding sequence ATGAACAAAATAAATCCATCAGAAGAAATATCAATGCGGATTCTTGAGTATATCCATGAAAATCCCGCAATTACTCAGAGAGACCTGGCATCAAAGCTTGGCATAGCTCTTGGACTTACAAACTCATACATAAAAAGACTTTACAAAAAGGGTTGCATTAAGATTAAAAACCTTGATGGTAAAAGAATAAAGTATATTCTAACACCAAAAGGGTTTGTGGAAAAGGCACGTCTTACTTGTAACTACATGGCAAGATCATTTAACTATTTTAAAGAAATTAAACAAAAAATAGACCAGACATACAAAGCCATGATTGAATCAGGAATAAAAAGGGTTGTGCTCTGGGGCAGTGGAGAGCTTGCAGAACTGTGCATAATTTCATCAATGGGGCTACCAATAAAAATTGCTGGAGTAGTTAGCCTTAATGGAGATAAGAAAAAAATATTTAACCACACTGTTTACACAAAAGAGGAAATAAAAGACATAGATTTTGATGCAGTGCTTGTTGCAACCTTTGATGAAAAAGAGATTGCGGAGTTAAAAAACATTGATGCAAGAGTTTTTTATCTATGGCAGAGTTAG
- a CDS encoding UpxY family transcription antiterminator, with amino-acid sequence MAELVFQWYAIYVKSRHEFKVFERLKKAGIEAFLPAVERLRKWKDRKKLVKFPLFTGYLFVYIEKSYESMLRVLKTPGVVNFIKNPSGEPEPVPDEEIDPLKKAIESKKEIDPYPYLKEGQTVRIKSGALQGVVGILKKKEKQHYLILSIHILQRSVSVRIDASEVELV; translated from the coding sequence ATGGCAGAGTTAGTGTTTCAGTGGTATGCGATTTATGTGAAATCAAGGCATGAGTTTAAGGTTTTTGAAAGACTTAAAAAGGCGGGGATAGAAGCATTTCTTCCAGCAGTTGAAAGACTGAGAAAGTGGAAGGACAGGAAAAAGCTTGTCAAGTTCCCGCTTTTCACGGGTTATCTATTCGTATACATTGAGAAAAGCTATGAATCAATGCTCAGGGTTCTTAAAACTCCTGGAGTGGTAAATTTTATTAAAAATCCTTCAGGTGAGCCAGAACCTGTGCCAGATGAAGAGATAGACCCCCTTAAAAAGGCAATAGAGAGCAAGAAAGAAATAGATCCATATCCATACCTCAAAGAAGGGCAGACAGTAAGGATAAAAAGTGGTGCACTTCAGGGAGTTGTTGGCATACTTAAGAAAAAGGAAAAACAGCATTATTTGATTCTTTCAATACATATACTTCAGAGGTCTGTAAGTGTTAGGATAGATGCCTCTGAAGTAGAACTGGTTTAG
- a CDS encoding nucleotide sugar dehydrogenase has translation MELINKIKTKQAKLGIIGLGYVGLPLVIEFCRAGFQVYGFDIDEKKVNLLSQGKSYIKHIDSSTISEILPGFHPTTDFSKLSETDSIIICVPTPLNKYREPDLTYVFNTGQTIARYMKRGQLIVLESTTYPGTTDEDLRKILETSGLKAGVDFYLAYSPEREDPGNKEFSTSKLPKVVGGFTPQCLEVAKTLYEQIVVKTVPVSSTKVAEATKLLENIYRAVNIALVNELKILFDRMGIDIWEVIEAAKTKPFGFQPFYPGPGLGGHCIPIDPFYLTWKAREYDFHTRFIELAGEINTYITYYVLEKIIQALNDRGISIKGAKILILGVAYKKDVDDTRESPALKLMELLEKKGASVDYNDPYIPELLETRRYKFSKKSIDLKQDNLSVYDCVVIITDHSAYDPDFIVKNSKLIIDTRNLIKSRAYPNVVRA, from the coding sequence ATGGAACTTATCAATAAAATAAAGACAAAACAGGCTAAATTAGGCATAATTGGACTTGGCTATGTGGGTTTACCACTTGTGATAGAGTTCTGCAGAGCAGGTTTTCAGGTTTATGGCTTTGATATTGATGAAAAGAAAGTAAATCTTCTTTCTCAGGGAAAAAGTTATATAAAGCACATTGACAGCTCTACCATCTCAGAAATTCTTCCAGGGTTTCATCCTACAACTGATTTTTCAAAGCTTTCAGAAACAGACAGCATAATAATATGCGTTCCCACACCATTGAATAAGTATAGAGAACCAGATTTAACCTATGTCTTCAATACAGGACAGACCATTGCCAGATATATGAAAAGAGGACAGCTTATTGTTCTTGAGTCAACCACATATCCTGGAACAACAGATGAAGACCTGAGAAAAATTCTTGAAACCTCAGGGCTTAAAGCTGGTGTTGATTTTTATCTTGCCTATTCACCAGAAAGAGAAGACCCTGGCAATAAAGAATTTAGCACATCAAAACTACCAAAAGTTGTAGGAGGCTTTACTCCTCAATGTCTTGAGGTGGCAAAAACCCTTTATGAGCAGATAGTTGTTAAAACAGTTCCTGTATCAAGCACAAAGGTTGCTGAGGCAACGAAACTCCTTGAAAACATATACCGTGCTGTAAACATAGCTCTTGTAAATGAATTAAAAATCCTCTTTGACCGTATGGGAATAGATATCTGGGAAGTTATTGAGGCTGCTAAGACAAAACCTTTTGGATTTCAGCCATTTTATCCAGGACCAGGACTTGGTGGGCATTGCATTCCTATTGATCCTTTTTATCTCACATGGAAAGCCCGTGAATATGACTTTCATACACGGTTTATTGAGCTTGCAGGTGAGATTAACACCTACATAACATACTATGTTTTAGAAAAGATAATTCAGGCATTAAACGATAGGGGGATTTCAATAAAAGGAGCAAAAATTCTCATACTGGGAGTAGCATACAAGAAAGATGTTGATGACACCAGAGAGTCTCCAGCACTAAAGCTAATGGAGCTTCTTGAGAAAAAAGGAGCTTCAGTGGACTACAATGACCCTTACATACCTGAACTTCTTGAAACAAGAAGGTATAAATTCAGTAAGAAATCCATTGATCTTAAGCAGGATAATCTATCCGTATATGATTGTGTTGTAATCATTACTGACCACAGTGCTTATGACCCTGATTTTATTGTGAAGAATTCAAAGCTAATCATAGATACCCGAAATCTTATTAAGTCAAGAGCTTATCCGAATGTGGTAAGAGCATAA
- the galE gene encoding UDP-glucose 4-epimerase GalE, protein MNSKIKVLVTGGAGYIGSHVVKMLGERGYSVLTYDNLSYGHPEAVLYGELVVADLSDRETLKQTIKEYKPNAVMHFAASIVVPESVKEPVKYYRNNFCNTLNLVETCLEYGVKNFIFSSSAAVYGIPEKCPVNENAPLNPINPYGHSKAMVERMLHEVAQANDFRYISLRYFNVAGADGSGRLGQRRKDATHLITVAVKTALGKRPYLEIYGTDYPTKDGTCIRDYIHVDDLADAHIIVLDYLLQGGKSEIFNCGYGHGYSVKEVVEATKKVTGVDFKVIETGRRDGDPPELVAESKKLKSTLGWTPRYDDLHYIIKTAYEWEKKLR, encoded by the coding sequence ATGAACTCTAAAATTAAAGTCCTTGTCACAGGCGGAGCAGGTTACATTGGAAGCCATGTAGTTAAAATGCTTGGCGAAAGGGGATACAGTGTCCTCACCTACGACAACCTCTCCTATGGACATCCTGAAGCAGTGCTTTATGGAGAGCTTGTGGTTGCAGATTTATCAGATAGAGAAACTCTTAAGCAGACAATCAAAGAATACAAACCCAATGCAGTAATGCATTTTGCAGCCTCCATAGTGGTACCAGAATCAGTAAAAGAACCGGTGAAATACTACAGAAACAACTTCTGCAATACCCTTAATCTCGTGGAGACATGCCTTGAGTATGGTGTGAAAAACTTTATATTTTCATCCTCAGCAGCAGTATATGGCATACCTGAAAAATGCCCTGTAAATGAGAATGCACCGCTTAATCCTATAAATCCCTATGGACACTCAAAGGCGATGGTGGAAAGGATGCTACATGAAGTGGCTCAGGCAAATGATTTCAGATATATATCTCTCCGTTACTTTAATGTAGCGGGCGCTGATGGCTCTGGCAGATTGGGACAGAGAAGAAAAGATGCTACACATCTCATAACAGTTGCAGTAAAAACAGCACTTGGCAAAAGACCCTATCTTGAAATATATGGAACTGACTATCCCACAAAGGATGGCACATGTATAAGAGACTACATCCATGTAGATGACCTTGCAGATGCCCACATAATTGTGCTTGATTATTTACTTCAGGGTGGTAAAAGCGAAATATTCAATTGCGGATACGGACATGGATACTCTGTTAAAGAGGTTGTTGAGGCAACAAAAAAAGTAACAGGCGTTGATTTTAAAGTAATAGAAACAGGACGCAGGGATGGAGACCCACCAGAACTTGTAGCAGAAAGCAAAAAACTGAAAAGCACACTTGGATGGACTCCCCGATACGATGACCTTCACTACATTATAAAAACCGCCTATGAATGGGAAAAGAAGCTAAGATAG
- the rfbA gene encoding glucose-1-phosphate thymidylyltransferase RfbA, with the protein MKAVILVGGSGTRLYPVTQVINKHLLPLYNKPMIYYPLSLAMLIKIREVIFVINPEDEPLYKKIFNHGEKLGMKIDWVIQEKPKGIAEGLILAEPYIKNDCVLYLLGDNIFFGHDLPKVMESAKKEVEEKGGAFVFGYYVSDPERFGIVEFDKEGRVLSIEEKPKRPKSNYAVVGMYFYDKKAVEIAKSIKPSGRGELEITSINNEYLKRGELKVKLLGRGFAWFDAGTHDSFLEAGEFVATIEKKTGLMIGCIEEIAYRNGWITKEELLELAKPLKKTEYGKYLEKLAMGEIL; encoded by the coding sequence ATGAAAGCAGTAATTCTTGTAGGTGGCTCTGGAACGAGACTATATCCAGTTACACAGGTTATCAATAAGCATCTTCTTCCTCTTTACAACAAGCCTATGATTTATTATCCTCTTTCCCTTGCCATGCTTATAAAAATCAGAGAAGTTATATTTGTAATTAATCCAGAAGATGAACCGTTATATAAGAAAATTTTCAATCACGGAGAAAAACTTGGTATGAAAATAGACTGGGTTATTCAGGAAAAACCAAAAGGTATTGCAGAAGGCTTAATCCTCGCTGAACCTTACATAAAAAACGATTGTGTGCTCTATCTTCTTGGAGACAATATCTTCTTTGGGCATGACCTTCCAAAGGTTATGGAATCGGCAAAAAAAGAGGTTGAGGAAAAAGGAGGCGCCTTTGTTTTTGGATATTATGTTTCTGACCCTGAAAGATTCGGAATTGTTGAATTTGATAAAGAAGGTAGAGTTCTCTCTATAGAAGAGAAACCTAAAAGGCCAAAGTCCAATTATGCTGTGGTTGGAATGTATTTTTATGATAAAAAGGCTGTTGAGATTGCAAAAAGTATTAAGCCTTCAGGAAGAGGAGAGCTTGAGATTACTTCTATAAATAATGAGTATTTAAAGAGGGGAGAGTTAAAGGTAAAGCTTCTTGGAAGAGGATTTGCTTGGTTTGATGCGGGGACTCATGATAGTTTCCTTGAAGCAGGAGAGTTTGTTGCAACCATAGAAAAAAAGACAGGGCTTATGATAGGTTGCATTGAGGAGATAGCTTACAGAAATGGCTGGATAACAAAGGAAGAACTTCTTGAACTTGCAAAGCCCTTGAAGAAAACTGAATACGGAAAATATTTGGAAAAGCTTGCCATGGGAGAGATTTTATGA
- the lhgO gene encoding L-2-hydroxyglutarate oxidase, whose amino-acid sequence MGIIKTDFLIIGAGIIGLSLAYNLRKRFPNQSILIIEKEENLGKHASGRNSGVLHAGFYYYPDSLKAKFTRQGNEELTKYCEEKGLKINKCGKVVVAKCEEDLETLFELKRRGDVNGVELYVIDEKELKELEPNAKTYKFALWSPKTSTVDPLEVLSSLKTDLEEMEVRILFNTPFQKRLDENSLMAKDIIFEAEKIINCAGLYADKIAKEFGHSRNYILVPFKGLYLEYKGAETFIKRNIYPVPNLKNPFLGVHFTIKVDGKIKVGPTATPCFWRENYDGFKKFNLLEFLEILKWESLLFFKNSKFRDVAFQEIKKYIKGYMLIEASKLVRYFPKNGHYTWSRPGIRAQLIDINSLELVHDFVIEYDKSSIHVLNAISPAFTASFPFTRYIVENYILGGCQNGKIQKA is encoded by the coding sequence ATGGGTATAATTAAAACTGATTTTCTTATCATTGGAGCGGGTATAATAGGTTTAAGCTTGGCTTATAACTTAAGAAAAAGATTTCCTAATCAAAGCATTTTAATAATTGAAAAAGAGGAAAATCTTGGGAAACATGCAAGTGGGAGAAATAGTGGAGTCCTACATGCTGGATTTTATTATTATCCAGATTCTCTAAAAGCAAAGTTTACAAGACAGGGAAATGAAGAGTTAACAAAATATTGTGAAGAAAAGGGATTAAAAATTAATAAATGTGGCAAGGTAGTGGTTGCAAAGTGTGAGGAAGATCTGGAAACACTATTTGAATTAAAAAGAAGAGGAGATGTAAACGGGGTAGAACTTTATGTTATTGATGAAAAGGAATTAAAAGAATTAGAACCTAATGCTAAAACTTACAAGTTTGCACTATGGAGCCCAAAAACTTCTACCGTTGACCCTTTAGAGGTACTAAGTTCTTTGAAGACTGACCTTGAAGAGATGGAAGTTAGAATACTTTTTAACACTCCGTTTCAAAAAAGGCTTGATGAGAATTCTTTAATGGCAAAAGACATTATCTTTGAAGCTGAAAAAATAATAAACTGTGCGGGTCTATATGCGGATAAAATAGCAAAAGAGTTTGGACATTCAAGAAACTATATTCTTGTGCCCTTTAAAGGTCTTTACCTTGAGTATAAAGGTGCAGAAACATTTATTAAAAGAAATATATACCCTGTGCCCAACTTAAAAAATCCTTTTTTAGGTGTGCATTTCACGATTAAAGTTGATGGAAAAATTAAAGTAGGACCCACTGCAACTCCATGCTTCTGGAGAGAAAACTACGATGGCTTTAAAAAGTTCAATCTTTTAGAATTTTTAGAGATTTTAAAGTGGGAAAGTCTCCTTTTTTTCAAGAATTCAAAATTTAGAGATGTTGCTTTTCAAGAGATAAAGAAGTATATAAAAGGTTATATGCTCATAGAAGCATCAAAACTTGTAAGATATTTTCCGAAAAATGGACATTATACTTGGAGCAGACCTGGAATAAGGGCTCAACTTATTGATATAAATTCTTTAGAACTTGTTCATGATTTTGTTATAGAATATGATAAAAGCAGCATTCATGTATTAAATGCCATATCTCCCGCCTTTACTGCAAGCTTTCCATTTACAAGGTATATTGTAGAAAATTACATTTTGGGAGGTTGTCAAAATGGGAAAATTCAGAAAGCTTGA
- the rfbC gene encoding dTDP-4-dehydrorhamnose 3,5-epimerase — protein sequence MGKFRKLETLLPGVYILEPTVFEDHRGFFMESYNKRDFEELGLYFNFVQDNHSLSIQPSVLRGIHFQLEPKAQTKVVRCLKGAIYDVVVDLRKGSPTFLKWIGVILSEYNKRQIVVPKGFGHAILTLVPNTEILYKVDEYYSPEHDRSIRWNDPDIGIDWPIREPILSEKDKNAPFLRDIIGEINFIYKEEKGND from the coding sequence ATGGGAAAATTCAGAAAGCTTGAAACCCTTTTACCCGGAGTTTACATTCTTGAGCCTACCGTTTTTGAAGACCACAGAGGCTTTTTCATGGAAAGCTACAACAAAAGAGATTTTGAAGAATTGGGATTATACTTTAATTTTGTGCAAGACAATCATTCTCTTAGTATTCAACCGAGCGTTTTACGAGGCATCCATTTCCAGCTTGAACCAAAAGCTCAGACCAAAGTGGTAAGGTGCCTAAAAGGAGCTATATATGATGTAGTAGTAGATTTAAGGAAGGGAAGTCCCACCTTTCTTAAGTGGATAGGTGTTATCCTGAGCGAATATAACAAAAGGCAAATAGTTGTCCCAAAGGGATTTGGGCATGCTATACTCACTTTAGTACCAAATACAGAAATCCTTTACAAGGTGGATGAGTATTATTCTCCAGAACATGATAGGTCTATAAGATGGAACGACCCAGATATAGGAATAGATTGGCCCATCAGAGAACCCATTTTGTCAGAAAAGGACAAAAACGCTCCCTTTTTGAGGGATATAATAGGTGAAATAAACTTCATATACAAGGAGGAAAAAGGCAATGATTGA
- a CDS encoding SDR family oxidoreductase, whose protein sequence is MIERILVTGAGGYIGSVLVPYLLEKGYNVIALDRFFFGKDKLPQDNDKLIIVEDDIRFFDRKLLEDVDAVIDLAALSNDPTGELDPVKTWSINYLGRFRVAVISKLMGVKRYIFPSSCSVYGFQDSIVDENSPLNPLTTYAKANLKAEEEILPLADDSFTVVILRFATVYGYSPRMRFDLAINGMVRGFFKNGKIPILRDGTQWRPFVHAKDVCKAIFLTLNASSELVNREIFNVGSDEQNYQIFNLAKRVAEAIGIPFEYEWYGLPDHRSYRVSFQKIKNKLGFTPDYNAELGAVEIWNALKEGKLDPEDPKTITVEWYKKLIQEGVMI, encoded by the coding sequence ATGATTGAAAGAATTTTAGTAACCGGTGCAGGAGGATACATAGGGTCCGTATTGGTTCCTTACTTGCTTGAAAAAGGTTACAATGTTATAGCGCTTGATAGATTTTTCTTTGGAAAGGATAAACTACCTCAAGATAACGATAAGCTTATTATAGTTGAAGATGATATAAGGTTTTTTGATAGAAAACTTCTGGAAGATGTAGATGCGGTTATAGACCTTGCAGCACTTTCTAACGACCCAACCGGAGAGCTTGACCCTGTAAAAACATGGTCCATTAATTATCTTGGCAGGTTTAGAGTAGCAGTTATATCAAAACTTATGGGAGTAAAACGCTACATTTTCCCTTCCTCTTGCAGTGTTTATGGTTTTCAGGACAGTATAGTGGATGAAAACTCACCTTTAAACCCTTTGACAACCTACGCAAAGGCAAACCTTAAAGCTGAAGAAGAGATTTTACCTCTGGCAGATGATAGCTTTACAGTGGTTATACTAAGATTTGCCACTGTATATGGCTATTCACCCAGAATGAGGTTTGACCTAGCCATTAACGGCATGGTAAGAGGCTTTTTTAAAAATGGAAAAATTCCCATACTCAGAGATGGCACTCAATGGAGACCCTTTGTTCATGCAAAGGATGTATGTAAGGCTATCTTCCTTACCCTTAATGCTTCTTCAGAGCTTGTAAACAGAGAGATATTTAATGTAGGTTCTGACGAGCAGAATTACCAGATTTTTAACCTTGCAAAAAGGGTGGCAGAGGCAATAGGCATACCCTTTGAGTATGAATGGTATGGTCTTCCTGATCACAGGAGCTATAGAGTAAGTTTTCAAAAAATAAAAAATAAGTTAGGCTTCACACCCGATTATAATGCCGAGCTTGGAGCCGTAGAAATATGGAATGCCTTAAAGGAAGGAAAGCTTGATCCAGAAGACCCAAAAACCATAACGGTTGAATGGTATAAGAAGCTGATTCAAGAAGGTGTTATGATATGA
- the rfbD gene encoding dTDP-4-dehydrorhamnose reductase gives MKVLITGSKGQLAKEFIKHLTDKSIDFIAFSKEELDIRDTNKVFKILKELRPNIVINCAAYNLVDKAESFREDAIAVNTFGVANLAFACKEINAFLIHFSTDYVFDGTKEGFYTEDDKPNPINEYGRSKLFGEFFLQRILENYLIFRTSWVYGEGKQNFLYKLEEWAKEREYLKIAVDEFSVPTSTRTIVEVTMKAIEEGLTGLYHLVNSGYASRYEWAKEYFRIKGIKKLILPAYQADFNLPAKRPRWSVMSCEKICKDLGIEIRKWKEELEINLL, from the coding sequence ATGAAAGTTTTGATAACAGGTTCAAAAGGTCAACTTGCAAAGGAATTTATAAAACACCTTACAGACAAATCTATAGATTTTATAGCATTTTCAAAAGAAGAGCTTGACATAAGAGATACAAACAAGGTCTTTAAAATCCTCAAGGAGCTAAGACCTAATATAGTAATTAACTGCGCAGCCTATAATCTTGTTGATAAGGCAGAGTCTTTTCGTGAAGATGCAATTGCGGTAAATACCTTTGGTGTTGCTAACTTAGCTTTTGCATGCAAAGAAATTAATGCTTTTTTAATTCATTTTTCTACTGATTATGTATTTGATGGAACAAAAGAGGGTTTTTATACTGAAGATGACAAACCTAATCCAATAAATGAATATGGTAGAAGTAAACTTTTTGGAGAATTTTTCCTTCAGAGAATTCTTGAAAATTATCTTATTTTCAGAACAAGTTGGGTCTATGGTGAGGGAAAACAGAATTTTCTTTATAAGCTTGAAGAGTGGGCAAAGGAAAGGGAATATTTAAAGATTGCGGTAGATGAGTTTTCTGTGCCAACTTCAACAAGGACGATAGTTGAGGTAACAATGAAGGCAATTGAAGAGGGACTTACAGGATTATACCATCTTGTCAATTCTGGCTATGCTTCTCGCTATGAATGGGCAAAGGAATATTTCAGAATAAAGGGTATTAAAAAGCTAATACTTCCTGCCTATCAGGCAGACTTTAATCTTCCTGCAAAAAGACCAAGGTGGTCGGTGATGAGTTGTGAAAAAATCTGTAAAGATTTGGGAATTGAGATAAGGAAGTGGAAAGAGGAGTTAGAAATCAATCTATTATGA
- a CDS encoding flippase — protein sequence MERGVRNQSIMKFREMRGFDFSKTHINFIKVISDDKKRLFSNFLSLSTLQAANYIFPLITLPYLVRVLGPEKFGLIAFAQAFIMYFNILTDYGFNLSATREIAIHRENKDKVSEIFSSVMLIKFGLLLLSFIIMSAIVFSFEKFKRDWLIYYLTFGMVVGQTLFPVWFFQGMERMKYITFLNILAKLIFTLAIFAFVRQASDYIYVPLINSLGFIVAGVLALWIIFKDFNIKFYFTGLEKLKYQLKEGWHIFVSTIGINMYKMNSVLVLGIFSDNTTVGYFSIAKRLMDTINSLNSIISQSIYPYTARQIPRGTANSFLRKIGIIIALYTSIIGFMLIFFSDFITKILAGQSLYQTSLSIKLLALVPLVIGVNVPAVHILLGKRKDFLFTRAVILGGFLDLLLNFMLVPYFSYIGSCISVIVTETFVTLMLYWYALDNICLKYLISLLKGGKYGQEKD from the coding sequence GTGGAAAGAGGAGTTAGAAATCAATCTATTATGAAATTTAGGGAAATGAGGGGATTTGATTTTTCAAAGACACATATAAATTTTATAAAAGTTATATCAGATGATAAAAAAAGACTTTTTTCTAATTTCCTTTCTTTAAGTACACTTCAGGCTGCAAATTATATTTTCCCCTTGATTACCTTGCCTTATTTAGTAAGAGTTTTAGGACCTGAAAAATTTGGGCTTATTGCCTTTGCTCAGGCTTTTATAATGTATTTTAATATCTTGACTGATTACGGCTTTAATCTTTCTGCTACAAGGGAAATTGCTATACATAGAGAAAACAAAGATAAAGTATCAGAAATTTTTAGCTCGGTAATGTTGATAAAATTTGGTCTTTTACTACTGTCTTTTATTATAATGTCTGCTATTGTTTTTAGTTTTGAAAAGTTTAAAAGAGATTGGCTCATTTATTATTTGACTTTTGGTATGGTAGTGGGGCAAACTTTGTTTCCTGTTTGGTTCTTTCAAGGAATGGAGAGAATGAAATATATAACATTTTTAAATATTCTTGCAAAGCTGATATTTACACTTGCGATTTTTGCTTTTGTTCGTCAAGCTTCTGATTATATTTATGTTCCTCTTATAAACTCTCTTGGGTTTATAGTTGCTGGTGTTTTGGCTTTGTGGATTATATTCAAGGATTTCAATATAAAGTTTTATTTTACAGGACTTGAAAAGCTAAAATATCAGCTAAAAGAGGGGTGGCATATATTTGTTTCTACAATAGGTATTAACATGTATAAAATGAATAGTGTGTTGGTTCTCGGTATATTTTCAGATAATACTACTGTAGGATATTTCTCAATTGCTAAAAGATTGATGGATACGATTAATTCTTTAAATAGTATTATCTCACAATCTATTTATCCTTATACTGCGAGGCAGATCCCGAGAGGAACTGCTAATAGTTTTTTGAGAAAGATTGGAATAATAATAGCTCTATATACGTCTATAATAGGTTTTATGTTGATATTTTTTTCTGATTTTATAACGAAAATCTTAGCTGGGCAAAGTTTATATCAAACATCACTAAGTATCAAGTTGCTTGCACTTGTACCTCTTGTTATTGGAGTAAATGTCCCTGCAGTTCATATATTGTTGGGAAAAAGGAAAGATTTCTTGTTTACAAGAGCGGTAATTCTTGGAGGGTTTTTAGACTTATTGTTAAATTTTATGTTAGTTCCCTATTTTTCATATATAGGCTCTTGTATATCTGTAATTGTTACTGAGACATTTGTTACACTGATGTTATATTGGTATGCATTGGACAATATATGTCTTAAGTATTTGATAAGTTTGTTAAAAGGAGGGAAATATGGACAGGAAAAAGATTAA
- a CDS encoding methyltransferase domain-containing protein, whose translation MDRKKINLYTEKQKDYYTNIRYDIIELIPRNPNNKILEIGCGYGATLVELKKLKKADYVVGIDIVDMGQKQNLDDFICCDIEEPENLPFPTNFFDIIICADVLEHLIDPWSTLKKLKKYLKSGGYIISSIPNIREIRTMFTIFLKGDFRYVERGILDKTHLRFFCKKNIINLFNETGFKIERVTYKLPLKRNLVNKVFMGLLEEFVVVQYLIVAINENTEKNS comes from the coding sequence ATGGACAGGAAAAAGATTAATCTTTATACTGAAAAGCAGAAGGACTATTACACGAATATCCGTTACGATATTATAGAGTTAATCCCTAGAAATCCAAATAATAAGATTTTGGAAATAGGTTGTGGTTATGGAGCCACATTAGTAGAACTTAAAAAACTAAAAAAGGCAGATTATGTGGTAGGTATAGATATAGTCGATATGGGTCAGAAACAGAACTTAGATGATTTTATATGTTGTGATATAGAGGAACCAGAAAACCTACCATTCCCCACTAATTTTTTTGATATAATTATATGTGCCGATGTTTTAGAGCATCTTATTGACCCTTGGAGTACTCTTAAAAAACTTAAAAAATATCTAAAGTCCGGAGGTTATATTATCAGTAGTATTCCTAACATTAGAGAAATTAGAACGATGTTTACTATTTTTCTTAAAGGGGATTTTCGATATGTAGAAAGAGGAATTCTTGACAAAACACATTTAAGATTTTTTTGTAAAAAAAATATTATAAATTTATTTAATGAAACCGGTTTTAAAATTGAACGTGTGACTTATAAATTACCCTTAAAGAGAAATCTCGTTAACAAAGTGTTTATGGGATTGCTTGAAGAATTTGTAGTGGTACAATATTTAATAGTAGCTATAAATGAAAATACCGAAAAGAATTCCTAA